A genomic window from Solanum dulcamara chromosome 11, daSolDulc1.2, whole genome shotgun sequence includes:
- the LOC129872423 gene encoding uncharacterized protein LOC129872423 gives MAPYEALYGRKCRSPIGWFDVGETKLIGPDLIQQAVEKVKLVQERLLAAESRQKAYTENRRRPLEFQVDDWIVRKVGKVAYELDLPADLEAVHPVFHVSMLRKFIGDPSRVFPVQDIQVTEELSYEEQPVAILDHQVRRLRTKDVASVKVLWRNNNREEMTWEAEEEMKKKYPQLFSAPTGLVFRYLLYLCMFGYVGQGYDGALSRLMTVLSSVEDRGMEYSIALTRVAGLMWCSVIRAAGMASGTTS, from the exons atggcaccgtatgaggcacTGTATGGAAGAAAATGCAGGTCACCTATAGGCTGGTTCGATGTGGGTGAAACTAAGTTAATTGGCCCAGATCTGATTCAGCAGGCAGTTGAGAAGGTGAAGCTTGTTCAAGAACGATTATTGGCAGCTGAAAGTCGACAGAAAGCATATACAGAAAACCGACGTCGACCTTTGGAGTTCcaagtggatgattgg ATTGTCCGTAAGGTgggcaaggttgcttatgagttggacctaccagcTGATTTAGAAGCAgtacatccggtgtttcacgtgtctatgctTCGTAAGTTCATTGGCGATCCTTCCAGAGTGTTTCCTGTGCAGGACATTCAGGTGACTGAGGAGCTATCCTATGAGGAACAGCCGGTGGCTATTTTAGATCATCAAGTAAGGAGGTTACGCACCAAAGatgtggcatctgtcaaagtattgtggcgcAATAACAACCGAGAAGAAATGACTTGGGAGGCTgaggaagaaatgaagaaaaagtatCCTCAGTTGTTTTCTGCACCCACAG GGCTTGTATTTCGGTATTTACTTTATCTCTGTATGTttggatatgttggtcaggggtatgacggggccctatcccgtctTATGACTgtgctatcatctgtagag GACAGGGGGATGGAATATTCTATAGCACTTACCAGGGTAGCCGGTCTGATGTGGTGTTCTGTCATAAGAGCAGCTGGTATGGCTTCAGggaccacctcctga